One Candidatus Binatia bacterium genomic window carries:
- the nusA gene encoding transcription termination factor NusA, with amino-acid sequence MPVQTELSRVIEQVSREKGIDRDQVIEAVEQAVLSAARRNLPQSIRLEAKYNPEIGEVELFRTLTVVEQVKDPEAEISLQEARQRYDEEAQLGDEILEKLDQRHSRIAAQAARQNLAQRLRDAERALIYNEFKNRKGEITHLGTVQRFERKDIIVNLGRTEAVLPEKEQIPRERYRQGDRIRAYILDVEMSPSRGPRIVLSRTHPGFLIKLFEHEVPEIAEGIVEVKGAAREPGVRAKIAVTSRDPDVDPVGACVGPRGTRVQGVVQELRGEKIDIVPWSPDPAEFVCRALAPAKVSRIIIDDEERKMEIIVPDDQLSLAIGRRGQNVRLASKLTGFDLTVKSESEVAKEQHDARVSLMQLPGVSETLADQLYEAGIKSIEELAAANALDLADVAELDPGKVSELIEAAQRAVTNSASGTEPSVGTATAEQSGSGLGVREGEERAAAEVAEEGQGS; translated from the coding sequence ATGCCGGTTCAAACGGAGTTGAGTCGGGTTATCGAGCAGGTCAGCCGTGAAAAGGGTATTGACCGCGATCAGGTGATCGAGGCGGTGGAACAGGCGGTGCTCTCGGCGGCAAGGCGGAATCTGCCGCAGTCAATTCGGCTCGAAGCAAAGTACAATCCAGAAATAGGTGAGGTCGAGCTGTTTCGGACGCTCACGGTGGTGGAGCAGGTCAAGGATCCCGAAGCTGAGATTTCGTTGCAAGAGGCGCGGCAGCGCTACGATGAAGAAGCACAGTTGGGTGACGAAATTTTGGAGAAACTCGATCAGCGGCACAGCCGCATCGCGGCGCAAGCGGCACGCCAAAATCTCGCGCAGAGGCTTCGGGACGCAGAGCGGGCGTTGATCTACAACGAGTTTAAGAACCGAAAAGGAGAGATAACCCACCTCGGTACGGTCCAGCGATTCGAGCGGAAGGATATTATCGTCAATCTGGGTCGAACCGAAGCAGTTTTGCCCGAGAAGGAGCAAATCCCCCGCGAGCGCTACCGCCAGGGAGACCGTATTCGTGCCTACATTCTCGATGTAGAGATGTCTCCGAGTCGCGGGCCGAGGATTGTATTATCGCGGACCCATCCTGGGTTTTTGATCAAACTGTTCGAACATGAGGTTCCGGAGATTGCCGAAGGCATCGTTGAGGTTAAGGGTGCGGCAAGGGAGCCGGGCGTCAGGGCGAAAATCGCAGTGACTTCGAGGGACCCCGACGTGGACCCTGTTGGTGCGTGTGTGGGCCCGCGGGGCACGCGTGTGCAAGGAGTGGTGCAAGAACTTCGTGGTGAAAAAATTGACATTGTTCCTTGGAGCCCCGACCCAGCCGAATTTGTCTGCCGTGCGTTGGCGCCTGCAAAGGTGAGCCGGATCATCATCGATGACGAAGAACGGAAAATGGAGATCATCGTTCCCGACGACCAACTGTCGCTTGCGATTGGTCGTCGGGGGCAAAACGTCCGGCTAGCCTCAAAGCTTACCGGGTTCGACCTGACGGTGAAGAGCGAATCAGAGGTTGCCAAAGAGCAGCACGACGCGCGAGTTTCCTTGATGCAGTTGCCGGGTGTAAGCGAGACGCTTGCAGACCAGTTGTACGAGGCAGGCATCAAGAGCATTGAGGAGCTCGCGGCAGCGAATGCGCTGGATCTGGCAGATGTTGCAGAATTGGACCCCGGGAAGGTAAGCGAGCTGATTGAGGCGGCGCAGCGTGCGGTCACGAATTCAGCGTCTGGCACTGAGCCATCTGTCGGGACCGCAACTGCTGAGCAAAGCGGCTCAGGACTCGG
- a CDS encoding ribosome maturation factor RimP, producing MTEDVPVQVWRIAEPLLESEGMEIFDIEFRREHSGLVLRLFVDRTDGQGVTLNELSHVSRQLSDLLDVHDIVPGSYTLEVSSPGINRRLRRPDHFRRYIGQRVQVRTSEAIEGRRSFSGVLEEVDFERIRVRDAAGDHWIRFEQIARANLIVEP from the coding sequence ATGACCGAGGACGTACCGGTTCAAGTCTGGCGAATTGCGGAGCCGCTGTTGGAAAGCGAAGGCATGGAGATCTTCGACATTGAGTTTCGGCGCGAGCACAGCGGGCTTGTGTTGCGCTTGTTTGTGGACCGAACTGACGGCCAAGGGGTAACGTTGAACGAACTGAGCCACGTAAGCCGGCAGTTGAGCGATCTGTTGGATGTGCACGACATTGTGCCGGGCAGTTACACGCTGGAAGTGTCGTCGCCGGGAATCAACCGCCGATTGCGGCGGCCGGATCATTTTCGGCGCTACATTGGGCAGAGGGTGCAGGTGCGAACGAGCGAAGCGATTGAAGGGCGTCGCTCTTTTTCCGGCGTGTTGGAGGAAGTGGATTTCGAACGAATCCGGGTTCGGGATGCTGCGGGGGATCATTGGATCCGCTTTGAGCAGATTGCCCGAGCGAATTTGATTGTGGAACCGTAA
- a CDS encoding transcription elongation factor GreA has product MPNELPIIEKLKKELADLQYELTRKLPKELQEAASHGDLSENAEYDAAKHRQEYVRARIAQLQSRISQLSLYNLNSVPRDVVGYGSRVTLEDVEDGSRSVFEIVMPEEVNPAAGLISLSSPLGQALLHKKVGDEVEVKTPRGERTYTIVELVTLHDRESL; this is encoded by the coding sequence ATGCCAAACGAACTACCAATCATCGAGAAGCTGAAGAAGGAGCTAGCTGATCTACAATACGAGCTCACACGGAAGCTGCCAAAGGAGTTGCAAGAGGCAGCCAGCCATGGGGATTTAAGCGAAAATGCTGAATACGATGCTGCAAAGCATCGGCAAGAGTACGTTCGCGCGCGGATTGCGCAATTGCAGTCCAGAATCAGTCAGCTCTCCCTTTATAACTTGAACTCCGTGCCCCGGGATGTGGTGGGTTACGGAAGTCGGGTGACGCTGGAAGATGTGGAGGACGGAAGCCGTTCGGTGTTCGAGATTGTGATGCCGGAGGAGGTAAACCCTGCGGCCGGGCTGATTTCGTTAAGTTCGCCGTTGGGTCAGGCATTGCTTCATAAAAAGGTGGGAGACGAAGTGGAGGTGAAAACTCCGCGCGGCGAGCGCACGTACACAATTGTGGAATTGGTGACGTTGCACGACCGCGAGTCTCTCTGA
- a CDS encoding CoA transferase — MATDRQASLTGPLHGIRIVDLTRVVAGPYATMLLADLGAEVIKVELPAKGDDGRYGYPTVSGVPLAFAALNRNKKGITLDLRKDAGKRLLRELVARSDVLVENFSAGTMERWGLGYRELKEHNERLVYVALSGFGHTGPYAARTSYDIIAQAMGGLMGLTGFADGPPIRGGGALGDFIGGLLTAFAVVCAVRCREQFGIGQFVDVSNMDAILSMTDNWVTVTDVTGQPPRRMGNRHPFTAPYDCFRARDGWVVIAVGNSALFRALMAAIGREDLGRDPRFKSPQARLDNCDEVHALVQDWVAGRTVNEVLSVLGPDGANVPCAPVMEIPELLHDPHVRAREMVVEVPDARLGKVAVAGIPVKFAETPGAIRWLGPELGEHNRDVYCNLLGLSDDELASLRQDGVI; from the coding sequence TTGGCAACTGATCGTCAGGCCAGCCTCACCGGGCCCTTGCACGGCATACGGATTGTTGATCTCACACGCGTTGTTGCTGGGCCATATGCGACCATGCTCCTCGCGGATTTGGGGGCGGAGGTCATTAAGGTTGAGCTGCCTGCCAAGGGTGATGACGGGCGGTATGGTTACCCTACTGTTAGTGGGGTTCCCTTGGCTTTTGCGGCGCTGAACAGGAACAAGAAGGGGATTACCCTGGATCTACGCAAGGATGCTGGTAAGCGCCTGCTGCGGGAGCTGGTGGCGAGGTCGGATGTTCTGGTGGAGAACTTCTCCGCCGGAACGATGGAAAGGTGGGGGCTCGGGTATCGAGAGTTGAAAGAACACAATGAACGGCTTGTTTATGTTGCACTTTCCGGTTTTGGGCATACCGGTCCGTACGCAGCACGCACGAGTTACGACATCATCGCACAAGCCATGGGCGGGTTGATGGGGCTGACAGGCTTTGCGGATGGCCCACCCATTCGCGGAGGCGGTGCCTTGGGTGATTTTATCGGCGGGTTACTGACAGCGTTTGCTGTGGTGTGCGCTGTTCGCTGCCGGGAACAGTTTGGAATAGGGCAATTTGTGGATGTGTCCAACATGGACGCAATTTTGAGCATGACCGACAATTGGGTCACCGTAACCGACGTCACCGGACAACCGCCCAGGAGGATGGGCAACAGGCATCCCTTCACCGCCCCGTATGATTGCTTTCGAGCTCGTGATGGCTGGGTGGTGATTGCGGTGGGCAACAGCGCATTGTTTCGGGCTTTGATGGCCGCCATAGGGCGCGAGGACCTCGGGCGAGATCCGCGCTTTAAATCGCCACAGGCACGATTGGACAATTGTGACGAAGTGCACGCGCTCGTTCAAGACTGGGTGGCAGGTCGGACCGTGAACGAAGTACTCAGTGTGCTTGGTCCAGATGGCGCAAACGTTCCTTGCGCACCCGTAATGGAGATACCAGAACTGTTGCACGATCCGCATGTCCGTGCTCGCGAGATGGTTGTCGAGGTGCCTGACGCGCGCCTGGGCAAAGTTGCTGTCGCGGGGATTCCAGTGAAGTTTGCGGAAACCCCTGGAGCGATTCGATGGTTGGGCCCGGAACTTGGCGAGCACAATCGCGACGTTTATTGTAACTTGCTCGGTTTGAGCGACGACGAGCTCGCTTCATTGAGGCAGGATGGGGTGATCTAA
- a CDS encoding PKD domain-containing protein produces the protein MRRGMLTLAILVIMGAAVHAAEKTVQPRAETPKVSPSTPQPSVPPTLSAEDLELLKKIIFTIEAEPDSGVAPLKVKFTVDLLGEELRKPRFHWDFGDGSTSKERSPTHTYKKPGEYKVSCRIDDVDDRWGRDELTIFVDPKE, from the coding sequence ATGCGTAGAGGCATGCTGACGTTAGCCATCTTGGTCATCATGGGGGCAGCCGTGCACGCCGCGGAGAAGACCGTTCAGCCGAGAGCGGAGACCCCGAAGGTTAGTCCGTCGACGCCTCAGCCGTCTGTGCCGCCTACGTTAAGCGCCGAAGACTTAGAACTCCTCAAAAAAATTATCTTCACGATCGAGGCGGAGCCAGACAGTGGAGTGGCGCCCCTTAAGGTAAAGTTTACCGTCGATCTCCTCGGCGAGGAGCTGCGTAAGCCACGATTTCACTGGGATTTCGGGGACGGTAGCACCTCAAAGGAGCGCAGCCCGACGCACACGTACAAGAAGCCAGGTGAATACAAGGTCTCGTGCAGGATTGACGATGTCGACGATCGCTGGGGGCGCGACGAATTGACGATCTTTGTCGATCCAAAGGAGTAG
- a CDS encoding phosphoribosyltransferase family protein yields the protein MAIARFKYGRVVALAATLGELLLHSSPINPSQYDWVIPVPLTRDRLRWRGFNQALLLARFLAPANQIGPDVLERWKATAAQAELNRRDRQENVRDAFRVRPSWATKIRGASVLLIDDVMTTGATVHECSAALRRAGAENVDVVVLARVTLP from the coding sequence ATGGCGATCGCTCGGTTCAAGTACGGTCGCGTGGTCGCCCTTGCCGCAACGCTTGGCGAGCTGCTCCTTCACTCCAGCCCCATCAATCCGTCCCAGTACGACTGGGTCATTCCTGTACCGCTTACACGCGACCGGCTTCGCTGGCGGGGATTCAACCAGGCACTGTTGCTTGCGCGATTCCTGGCCCCCGCAAACCAGATCGGGCCTGACGTGCTGGAGCGTTGGAAGGCTACAGCGGCGCAGGCCGAGCTCAACCGGCGCGACCGCCAAGAGAACGTCAGAGATGCCTTCCGAGTCCGCCCATCTTGGGCAACCAAAATTCGCGGTGCTTCCGTACTGCTGATCGACGATGTGATGACAACCGGGGCCACCGTCCACGAGTGCAGCGCCGCCCTGCGTCGCGCTGGAGCCGAGAACGTGGACGTTGTAGTTCTTGCGCGCGTTACCCTTCCTTGA
- a CDS encoding class I SAM-dependent methyltransferase — MRALPFLDWGAKVYSDKLKWEARYRDGKRATTAPAPLLVQWHHLLQAPVLDLAGGNGRNALFLARRRLPVQVIDIAHVALQHLMRNARPENLPISAIAADLEHFPLPHQRYGGIVIFHYLQRDLFDGIRAALRPGGVVIYETFLVDQQKIGHPRNPNHLLQRGELLAHFADFELLLYEEGLLEYHPPAYLARLVARRPNKAAGAANTARWR; from the coding sequence TTGCGCGCGTTACCCTTCCTTGACTGGGGTGCCAAGGTGTACAGCGACAAACTCAAGTGGGAGGCCCGGTACCGAGACGGTAAACGAGCCACGACAGCCCCGGCACCCTTGCTTGTCCAGTGGCACCACCTGCTGCAAGCCCCCGTTCTCGACCTGGCGGGGGGAAACGGGCGGAACGCTTTGTTTCTGGCGCGGCGGCGTCTCCCCGTGCAGGTCATCGACATTGCCCATGTCGCGCTGCAGCACCTCATGCGCAACGCCCGCCCGGAGAATCTTCCAATCTCCGCCATCGCCGCGGACCTAGAGCACTTTCCGCTGCCCCATCAGCGCTACGGGGGTATCGTGATTTTTCACTACCTGCAGCGCGACCTCTTTGATGGCATCCGCGCCGCGCTTCGGCCTGGGGGAGTTGTGATTTATGAAACTTTTTTGGTGGACCAGCAAAAGATCGGGCACCCACGCAATCCAAATCATCTGCTGCAGCGCGGCGAACTTCTAGCTCACTTCGCGGACTTTGAGCTTCTTCTCTACGAGGAGGGCTTGCTGGAATATCATCCACCAGCTTATCTTGCCCGCCTTGTGGCCCGACGTCCCAACAAGGCAGCGGGAGCTGCCAACACCGCGAGATGGAGATGA
- a CDS encoding PQQ-binding-like beta-propeller repeat protein: MCCRRNRVVAGIVVSLLVVLTACSSGDGVRCSFAQPARLANSSWPKFQRDLQNTGAIRSRTPFEQPLIRAQFRTPDGGRFFAGPVLGNGGPASSAADRRLYVGDSNGRMYALDSENLTPLLDSEFSFLITSAIRTTPLVAVRQDQEALFFGSELGFVYAVTQNGSPQPQVWPLNTGGSVGLTVALHPTDGTVYAPSAARALYGICPNGVIRFSSVSVAPLSGGPAVTPTGEVVYGGDDRLLRMERSDGFLLWAVSVSAPVRNAPVIELDESNPSNVKAIYALDANARLFKISPSGQLQYVASLSDNIGNGGPQDAVVASPALANGRLYVAVPGGQLVAVDANSGVPIWSFFAAGEIVAPPVVLLHESGTTVVFGSTAGDLHLVEDAGNVSGAVSTVSVGAPIRTPLAVSVAGPAPVFYVADDSGTVSRIE, encoded by the coding sequence ATGTGCTGCAGACGTAATCGGGTTGTGGCGGGGATCGTTGTCAGTTTGCTTGTCGTGTTAACCGCATGCAGCTCCGGTGATGGAGTGCGCTGCAGCTTTGCTCAGCCGGCCCGACTAGCGAATTCCAGTTGGCCGAAATTCCAAAGGGATCTTCAAAACACCGGGGCAATCCGGAGCAGGACACCGTTCGAACAGCCGCTCATACGAGCGCAATTTCGCACCCCCGACGGAGGTCGCTTTTTCGCAGGGCCTGTACTTGGAAATGGAGGGCCAGCGAGCTCGGCTGCAGATCGCCGCCTCTACGTCGGGGACTCCAACGGGCGGATGTACGCCTTAGATAGTGAGAACTTGACCCCGCTCCTAGATTCCGAGTTCTCGTTTCTGATTACCTCAGCAATTCGTACCACGCCACTGGTCGCCGTCCGCCAGGATCAAGAGGCGCTATTTTTCGGCAGTGAGCTCGGCTTCGTCTACGCAGTTACGCAGAACGGGAGTCCGCAGCCACAGGTTTGGCCGTTGAATACCGGAGGCAGCGTCGGCCTCACGGTCGCTTTGCACCCGACGGACGGAACCGTCTATGCCCCTTCAGCGGCTCGAGCTTTGTATGGGATCTGCCCCAACGGCGTCATCCGCTTCTCGAGCGTCAGTGTGGCCCCTCTTTCAGGCGGCCCCGCTGTCACTCCAACTGGGGAAGTCGTGTACGGGGGTGACGATCGTTTGCTCCGGATGGAACGCAGCGACGGATTCCTCCTCTGGGCGGTGAGCGTGTCCGCCCCGGTGCGCAATGCGCCAGTGATCGAGTTAGATGAATCCAACCCTTCCAACGTGAAAGCCATATACGCCCTCGATGCAAACGCCCGACTCTTCAAGATATCGCCTTCCGGGCAACTCCAATACGTTGCGTCACTGAGCGACAACATAGGCAACGGCGGTCCACAGGACGCGGTCGTGGCGAGCCCAGCCTTGGCCAACGGCCGGTTGTACGTTGCGGTTCCTGGAGGTCAGCTCGTTGCCGTTGATGCGAACTCCGGTGTTCCCATATGGTCGTTTTTCGCTGCCGGCGAGATCGTCGCACCGCCGGTGGTTTTGCTGCACGAGTCAGGCACCACCGTTGTGTTTGGGAGCACCGCGGGCGACCTACACCTGGTCGAAGACGCGGGTAACGTTAGCGGTGCAGTGAGCACCGTGTCCGTTGGGGCACCGATTCGAACTCCGCTCGCCGTCAGCGTCGCCGGTCCGGCTCCCGTGTTCTATGTCGCGGACGACTCCGGAACCGTTTCCCGAATTGAATAG
- a CDS encoding CoA-binding protein encodes MSILITRDTTFIIQGITGREAVNMTRECLDYGSKIVGGVTPGRGGREVYGVPVYDTVRQITSRMRVDGSVVAVPPAFTKDAVLEALDAGIKLVVIVTERIPRYEVAQMVEMARVRGARIIGPNCLGILSPDEAKMGGLGGRAEDARKAFKKGFVGVMSRSGGMTTEMCNTLSAAGLGQSTAVSIGGDPIIGSTYADLMPLFEADPETRAIVIYCEPGGRMEAELAQYVVEKKSRLPIVAFMAGRFMDEMPGMRFGHAGTIVEGKADTTAEKIARMEAAGISVAERIEDIPGIVKSRLGL; translated from the coding sequence ATGTCGATCCTGATTACGCGGGACACTACGTTCATTATCCAGGGAATCACGGGCCGTGAAGCGGTCAACATGACTCGGGAGTGCCTCGATTACGGTTCCAAAATCGTGGGTGGGGTGACTCCGGGACGCGGCGGACGCGAAGTGTATGGTGTGCCGGTGTACGACACCGTGCGGCAAATTACTTCTCGCATGCGCGTTGACGGCTCGGTTGTCGCTGTGCCGCCCGCCTTCACCAAAGACGCGGTGCTCGAGGCTCTCGATGCTGGAATCAAGCTCGTTGTGATCGTGACGGAGAGGATTCCTCGGTACGAAGTTGCACAAATGGTGGAGATGGCCAGGGTGCGAGGGGCGCGGATTATTGGCCCGAACTGTTTAGGAATTCTTTCTCCAGACGAGGCGAAAATGGGAGGACTCGGGGGCCGGGCGGAGGATGCGCGAAAGGCTTTTAAGAAGGGCTTCGTCGGCGTGATGTCCCGAAGCGGAGGGATGACAACTGAAATGTGCAATACCCTGAGTGCGGCCGGCCTCGGGCAGTCGACCGCAGTGTCCATCGGTGGCGACCCGATCATCGGGTCGACTTACGCCGACTTGATGCCGCTTTTTGAAGCAGACCCAGAAACCCGAGCGATAGTGATTTACTGTGAACCAGGCGGTCGAATGGAGGCCGAGCTCGCTCAATACGTGGTCGAGAAGAAATCCAGACTTCCCATTGTGGCATTTATGGCGGGGCGATTCATGGATGAAATGCCGGGGATGCGGTTTGGGCATGCTGGAACGATTGTCGAGGGTAAAGCCGACACCACGGCGGAAAAGATTGCCCGCATGGAAGCCGCCGGGATCTCTGTTGCGGAGCGGATCGAAGATATCCCCGGGATAGTCAAGAGCCGCTTGGGCTTGTGA
- a CDS encoding acetate--CoA ligase family protein, translated as MRFYEFEAKKLFGKYGIPLPAGSRVAQSPEEAAAIAEQIGGPVVLKAQVLTGGRMKAGGVLFAETPSEAAHAAEKILGLVIKGHTPRGVLVEGRAPVEQEYYLGVTWDGFARLPVMIFSDMGGIDVEEVAEKHPEHIAKRHFSTIHPFSDYMAKELIASLGVSGTPLLRLTHIAAQLARAFQNHGLTLAEINPLARLEDGRFVCLDGHVDLEDDARESQRALLEELGIDPSEKRQARPPTEFEIRGAQIDASDPRGVAGNVVEFDGDLGLIIGAGGGSLTLFDAIRKHGGRPANYCEIGGNPSVAKTCALTKLILSKPGVKKIAVMMNVVSNTRVDLVARGVIKGVIESGYKPSEKIAIFRIPGSWESEGFKILQDYGVDYCDRTVSMYEAAGRAVAKMREG; from the coding sequence ATGCGGTTTTACGAGTTTGAGGCAAAAAAGCTGTTTGGCAAGTATGGAATCCCATTGCCGGCGGGGTCCCGCGTGGCCCAGTCGCCTGAGGAGGCAGCGGCCATCGCGGAGCAAATTGGCGGGCCCGTGGTGCTTAAGGCTCAGGTTCTCACCGGCGGTCGGATGAAGGCCGGTGGAGTCTTGTTTGCTGAGACCCCGTCTGAAGCGGCGCACGCCGCAGAGAAGATCCTCGGCCTAGTGATTAAAGGGCACACGCCACGAGGCGTACTCGTTGAGGGGCGTGCCCCCGTGGAGCAGGAATACTATTTGGGTGTGACCTGGGATGGGTTCGCTCGCCTGCCGGTGATGATCTTCAGCGATATGGGTGGGATTGATGTGGAGGAAGTGGCGGAGAAGCACCCGGAGCACATCGCCAAGCGGCACTTTTCCACGATTCATCCCTTCTCGGACTACATGGCCAAAGAACTCATTGCTTCGCTCGGTGTCAGTGGCACGCCTCTGCTGCGCCTGACGCACATTGCCGCGCAATTGGCTCGTGCGTTTCAGAACCACGGGCTGACGTTAGCGGAAATCAACCCGTTGGCACGGCTCGAGGATGGGCGCTTTGTGTGTCTCGACGGTCACGTCGATTTGGAAGACGATGCTCGAGAGTCGCAGCGGGCACTGTTGGAGGAACTGGGTATTGACCCGAGTGAAAAGCGGCAAGCACGGCCGCCGACAGAATTCGAGATTCGCGGCGCGCAGATCGATGCCTCGGATCCGAGAGGTGTGGCGGGCAACGTGGTGGAGTTCGACGGGGATTTGGGTTTGATTATCGGTGCCGGGGGCGGGTCGTTGACGCTGTTCGACGCCATCCGCAAACACGGCGGGCGGCCGGCAAACTATTGCGAAATTGGCGGCAACCCGAGTGTGGCGAAGACGTGTGCATTGACCAAACTGATCCTTTCTAAACCTGGCGTGAAGAAAATCGCGGTCATGATGAACGTCGTGTCCAACACGCGGGTGGACCTCGTGGCCCGTGGTGTCATCAAAGGTGTGATCGAATCAGGGTACAAACCTTCGGAGAAAATCGCGATTTTCCGGATCCCCGGTTCTTGGGAGTCGGAAGGTTTTAAAATTCTTCAAGATTACGGTGTGGACTACTGCGACCGTACGGTGTCGATGTACGAAGCCGCCGGTCGGGCCGTGGCAAAGATGCGCGAGGGCTGA
- a CDS encoding PIN domain-containing protein — protein MIVADTGAVLSLLDADDRHHKVIRVLFEQDPAAWLLPWAILPEVDYLARTQLGERVADAFREDLVSGAFIVEWGDPADLDRAYALNRRYRALQLGLVDGVVMAIAERRRAEAIATLDLRHFGAVRLRGDVLLLPRDL, from the coding sequence ATGATTGTCGCGGATACTGGTGCCGTTTTAAGCTTGCTCGATGCCGATGATCGGCACCACAAGGTGATTCGCGTTTTATTTGAACAGGATCCCGCAGCGTGGCTCTTGCCCTGGGCGATTCTTCCCGAGGTCGACTACCTTGCGCGCACTCAACTGGGGGAGCGGGTTGCCGACGCGTTCCGGGAGGACCTTGTTTCGGGCGCATTCATCGTCGAGTGGGGGGACCCAGCCGATTTGGATCGAGCTTATGCACTCAACCGGCGTTACCGGGCGCTGCAGCTTGGTTTGGTGGATGGCGTGGTGATGGCTATTGCCGAGCGGCGGCGGGCCGAAGCCATCGCCACCCTTGATCTCCGCCACTTCGGGGCAGTGCGTTTGCGCGGCGACGTTCTTTTGCTTCCGCGCGATTTGTGA
- a CDS encoding ribbon-helix-helix protein, CopG family, which produces MKTPHKTTVYLDRADYERLKALARKQGRKPAELVREAVAWYAREHGARLPASLGKGHSGKGDLSERAEELLEGLGRS; this is translated from the coding sequence ATGAAAACGCCACACAAAACCACAGTCTACCTGGACAGGGCCGACTACGAGCGGCTGAAGGCCCTGGCCCGCAAACAAGGCCGCAAACCAGCGGAACTTGTGCGCGAGGCTGTTGCTTGGTACGCGCGGGAGCACGGTGCCAGGTTGCCCGCAAGCCTTGGTAAGGGGCACAGCGGCAAAGGTGACCTCAGCGAGCGTGCCGAGGAGCTCCTTGAGGGTTTGGGGCGCTCATGA
- a CDS encoding radical SAM protein, whose amino-acid sequence MAAWQAEAPEGSSTRLPEAIARFVVTPPPEPGYLRLLRNGELARRVVLARAELSKCEMCPRRCRVDRLHADATDRSEGEATEFRGSARMVPLHIPKGTACFTGRWARVANAFPHFGEEDCLRGWKGSGTVFFSFCNLRCVFCQNWDVSQLGEGTEVQAEELAALLLDLQRRGCHNINLVTPEHVVPQLLEAVLLAAEAGLELPLIYNTSGYDSLASLRYLDGVIDIYMPDFKYASPALAKLYLKAEDYPQVARAVVREMHRQVGPLCFDSRGLARRGLLVRHLVMPGAKDDALEILRFLAEEISPDTYVNLMDQFHPAGAVLAGKYPELLIHNVKRDRDELEIAARSFGLWRFDFRWRTAWW is encoded by the coding sequence GTGGCAGCATGGCAAGCAGAGGCGCCAGAGGGCAGTTCCACAAGACTCCCCGAGGCAATCGCACGCTTTGTCGTTACACCGCCGCCGGAGCCCGGCTACTTGCGCTTGTTGCGTAACGGAGAGCTCGCTCGTCGAGTTGTCCTAGCGCGCGCAGAACTCAGCAAGTGTGAGATGTGCCCACGGCGTTGCAGGGTAGACCGCCTGCATGCCGACGCTACTGATCGGTCCGAGGGCGAGGCAACCGAGTTCCGGGGCTCGGCTCGCATGGTACCCCTACACATTCCGAAGGGCACTGCCTGCTTCACCGGCCGGTGGGCCCGCGTGGCTAACGCCTTTCCTCATTTCGGAGAGGAAGATTGTCTGCGTGGATGGAAAGGCTCAGGCACCGTTTTCTTCTCTTTTTGCAACTTGCGCTGTGTTTTTTGTCAGAACTGGGACGTCAGCCAGCTCGGCGAAGGGACAGAAGTGCAAGCCGAAGAACTCGCGGCACTGCTCTTAGACCTTCAGCGCCGGGGTTGTCACAACATTAACTTGGTCACTCCCGAGCACGTCGTGCCGCAGCTTCTCGAGGCTGTGCTGCTGGCCGCTGAGGCCGGGCTCGAGTTGCCCCTCATTTACAACACTAGTGGGTACGATTCTCTGGCTAGCCTCCGCTACCTCGACGGTGTCATCGATATTTACATGCCGGATTTCAAATACGCCTCACCGGCGTTGGCCAAGCTGTACCTGAAAGCCGAAGATTACCCCCAAGTGGCACGAGCGGTCGTCCGCGAAATGCATCGACAAGTGGGGCCGCTTTGTTTTGACAGCCGTGGTCTTGCGCGCCGAGGTCTACTCGTGCGCCACCTCGTCATGCCCGGGGCTAAGGATGATGCCCTCGAGATTCTTCGGTTCCTCGCGGAGGAAATCTCGCCGGATACCTACGTGAACCTCATGGACCAGTTTCATCCGGCAGGAGCAGTTTTGGCCGGCAAGTATCCAGAGCTTCTGATTCACAACGTCAAACGGGATCGGGATGAACTTGAAATTGCCGCGCGCTCCTTTGGGCTTTGGCGTTTTGACTTCCGCTGGCGAACGGCCTGGTGGTAG